The genomic stretch GGCCGGCATCGCGCGGACGATCCGGGCGCCGGCACGACGGGTGCGGCGGACGGGGTTCTTCATCATCTGCAGGCCGATGTCGTCGATCTTCACCAGCAGCGCGACGGCGCCGTAGACCAGCAGGGTCATGCCGAGGCCGATCACCGCGAGCGCCCCGAGGGTCTGCCAGAAGCCCAGGTCGGTGTCCAGGCTGGCGAGCCCGATGAGCATGATCTCGGTGCTGAGGATCAGGTCGGTGCGGATCGCGCCGAACACCAGCTTCGGTTCGCTCGCCGCACCGTCCGCGGCGGCCTCGTGGTGCACGCCGAACCACTCGGTGACCTTCTCGGCCCCCTCGAAGCACAGGTAGGTGCCGCCGATGACGAGCAGCCACGGCAGCACCCAGGGGGCGAACGCCGACAGCAGCAGCGCCAGCGGGATGATGATGACGAACTTGTTGAACAGGCTGCCGAGGGCGATCCGGCCCACGACGGGCAGTTCGCGTGCCGGAGCCAGGCCCTGCACGTACTGCGGGGTGACGGCGGCGTCGTCGATGACGACGCCCGCGGTCTTCGCGCTGGCCTTGAGGGCAGCGCTGAGGATGTCGTCCACGACGGCGAGCAGTCCGACTGACATGGGTGGTCTCCTCGAGCGTCCGCGCGGTGTCCGGACAGCGTCGGGGCAGGCTGTCCGATCGCTCAGAGTAGTGGGCCCCAGGTGAGCGTTCCCGATGAGCCGACCGATCCGTGAACGATCCCGACACCGGTCTCGTGTCCTGGGTATGGGAATGCGAACTCGTACCAAGGTCATCATCGGCATCGCGGCGGGCGTCGTCGTCATCGCGGGGGTCGGCGTCGTCGTCGGTCCGCGCCTCTACGCGGACGCCGTCAACGGTTCCGCCGCCGCTGCACCGTCGCTCTCGCCGGCCGCCGCGGGCAAGCTCGACGCCGCCTCCGCCGACGGCACGTGGAAGTCCGGCTCCGGTTCCTACGCCGGGTACCGGGTGCACGAGGTCCTGCAGGGGCAGGATGTCACCGTGGTCGGACGGACGAAGCAGGTGGAGGGCACGGCGACCGTCGCCGACGGCAAGCTCTCCGACGCCACCGTCACAGTGCAGGTCGGCAAGATCAGCACGCCGGAGGCCGCGCGCGACGCCTACTTCCGTGACAAGGCCCTGCAGACCGACCAGTTCCCGACCGCGACGTTCCGCGTCACGAAGCCGGTGGACGTCTCGACCGCCCTGGGTGGCTCGACCCAGAGCGTCACCCTCAGCGGCGACCTCACCATGCACGGCGTCACGAAGTCCGTGAGCGCCGACGCGCAGGTCGCGGTCGGCAAGGACGGCGACGTCCAGGTCGCCGGCAAGGTCCCGGTCACGTTCCAGGACTACGGCGTCACGGCACCGTCGCTCGGTTTCGTCACGGTGGACCCGAAGGGCTCGGTCGAGTTCTCGCTCGACCTCGCGAAGTGACGATGGCCGCATCGGGACCGGACGAGCTGCTCGGCGCGCTGTACCGCGAGCACGGCGACGCACTGCTCCGGTACGTGCGGCACCTCACCCGCGACGCCGCCCACGTCGACGACATCGTCCAGGAGACGATGGTCCGCGCGTGGCAGCGGCCCACCGTGTTGGAACGGGAACCGGACGCCGCCCGCGCCTGGCTGTTCACGGTGGCGCGCAACCTGGTCGTCGACGACGCCCGGTCCGCCCGGAACCGCCGGGAGCACGGTACCGAGCACCCGGTCGACCGCATCGAGGCGGACCGGACCGACGCGGTCCTCGACCGCATCGTCGTCGCCGACGCCCTGGCGTCGCTGTCGTCGGAACACCGCCGGGTGGTCGTCGACGCGTACTGGCTCGGACACACCGTGCCCGAGATCGCCCGGCGACACGACCTCCCGGAGGGCACCGTGAAGTCACGGCTGCACTACGGGCTCCGAGCACTGCGGCTGGCCCTGCAGGAGAGAGGCGTCACCCGATGAGCGACGACCGCTACGCCGAGTGGGACGCGGCCTACGTCCTCGGCTCACTGCCGCCCGCCGAACGCCTGGAGTACGAGCGTCACCTCGAGCACTGTGACGCGTGTCGCTCGGCCGTCGCCGAGCTGGCCGGTCTGCCGGGGCTGCTGGGGCGCCTCCCGGCCGACGCCGCGGTGGAGATCGCGGAACCGGATGGGAGGCCCGTCACCGGCCACGAGAGCACCCTCGCCTCGGTCGCGCACCGCGTCCGGCGTCGTCGGCGTCGGCGCCGCGTGATCGTGTCCGTGAGCGCCGGCTTCGCCGTCGTCGTCGCCGTGATCGCGGGGCTCGGGGTCGGCCTGCGTGCCGACGCACCGGGTACCGAGGCGGCCGCGCCGACCGTGTCGACCGGATCCACCGCGGACCGCTACGCGCTGACCGGCAAGTCCGGGTTCGACGTCGACCTGGCGGTGCGCAACGAGGCCTGGGGCACCCGGTTCGACTGGGGCTGCTCCTACGGCGGGCGCGACTGGTCGGCGGACGGTTCGGTGATGTACGACCTGGTGGTCGTCCGCACCGACGGCTCTGACGAACGGATCGCGTCGTGGACGGCGTCCGGGCGGGAGGCCCACGGGCTGTCCGCCACGACCGACGTGCCCCGCGCCGACATCGCGAGCGTCGAGGTCCGGCTGCGTGGCGAGACGGGGACGCTCGCGCGGACCGACCTCTGACGCGCTGGCACGGCAGGATGGTCCGGTGACACGTGCGCAGACCGTCCGCGATGCCGTCGTCGACGAGGTCGCCCGCACCGGCTTCGTCGCCCACGGCCTGCACGTGCGCCTCGGTGACGACGTCGCGGAGCACCACTGGGTGCCCGACGTCCGCCGGGACGTGCAGTCGGTCGCGAAGGGCGTCTGCGTCCTGGCGGCCGGCATCGCGGCGGACGACGGGCTGGTCGACCTCGACGAACCGGTGTCGGCCCTCCTGCCCGGCTGGCGGTTCGGCGACGGCACGGACGCCGTCACCATCCGGCACCTGCTCAGCATGACGAGCGGCGTCGACCTGCCGTGGACGCCGACGCTCCTGACCGACTGGCCGGACCTGGCCGTCGAGTTCATCGGGCGACCCTCACGCGGTCGGGTGTTCCAGTACGCGAACGCCAGCACCTACACGGCGATGCGCGTGCTCGAGACCCGGGTCGGTGACGTCGGCCGCTTCGTGCAGGACCGGCTGCTCACCCCACTCGGCATCGCCGACGCCGAGTGGGAGCGCTGTCCGCTCGGCTTCGTCGCGGCCGGGGGTGGACTGTGGCTCGACACCGCCGAACTCGCGCGCCTCGGCCGGTTCGTCCGCGACCGAGGCCAGGTCGACGGCCGACAGCTCGTCGCGTCCCGCTGGGTGGATGCGCTGCACACCGACTGGGTCGTCGCGGGGCGGAACCCCGGGTACGAGCGGTACGCACTCGCCGGGTGGGACGGTCCCGCGCAGCTCTGGCGGTTGCACGGCGCGTACGGGCAGATGCTGCTGTTCGACGAGGCCAGGAGCGCCGTGGTGACCGTCACGGCCGACGACCACGCCGGGGCGGACGCGGTGGCGGCGTTCGTCGCGGCGGCGCTCGCCGCGGACGCCTGAGCCCCCGCCGACGCGCCCGCCCACGCCCCCGCCGACCTTCCCCCGAACTGGGGTCGTGAATCCGGCTCAGGTCCGCACTTCCGCCGACTGACGGCCGGCGACCCCGTCAGTACGGTCGTTCCGTGCCACGACGCCACGCGGAACGACCGCGCAGAAGCAGCTCCTCGCCCCGCTCCATCGCGACGTCCGCGGTCCTCGTGGTCGCGGCGGTCATCGCGCTCACCGGACCCGCGACCGCTGCGCACGCCGTTGACCGGGCGGCCGGAGCATCGGGCACCGCGCAGTCGACCCCGCCAGTGCGGTCGGCCAGCACCGCGCTGCCGAGCCCGGCCGCGGTCCAGGCTCCGCCCGCCGACGGCACAGTGGTCGGCTCCGGGTCGTTCGCACCCACTCCGCCCGCGACGATCAGCGACAGCGCCGACGTGCAGAAGACGGTGGACCAGCACCTGTACATCGACCCGTCGCAGGCGGGGAAGCCGGTGCCGACGAACCAGTGGTGGACCGACCTGCTCGTGAGCAAGTACTCCGGCGACATGTGGGCGTACCCGTTCGTCTCCTCGAACAGCAAGGACGGCACGAAGCTGACTTCGCCGACGACGTGGAACAGCGACGGCACCGCCATGCAGCTCGAGTCGCCGGTGACGGTGAGCGGCACGGTGACCCCGGAGGCGGACCCCTCGGACGAACTCCTCGCGGACTTCG from Curtobacterium sp. MCLR17_032 encodes the following:
- a CDS encoding zf-HC2 domain-containing protein, giving the protein MSDDRYAEWDAAYVLGSLPPAERLEYERHLEHCDACRSAVAELAGLPGLLGRLPADAAVEIAEPDGRPVTGHESTLASVAHRVRRRRRRRRVIVSVSAGFAVVVAVIAGLGVGLRADAPGTEAAAPTVSTGSTADRYALTGKSGFDVDLAVRNEAWGTRFDWGCSYGGRDWSADGSVMYDLVVVRTDGSDERIASWTASGREAHGLSATTDVPRADIASVEVRLRGETGTLARTDL
- a CDS encoding serine hydrolase; translation: MTRAQTVRDAVVDEVARTGFVAHGLHVRLGDDVAEHHWVPDVRRDVQSVAKGVCVLAAGIAADDGLVDLDEPVSALLPGWRFGDGTDAVTIRHLLSMTSGVDLPWTPTLLTDWPDLAVEFIGRPSRGRVFQYANASTYTAMRVLETRVGDVGRFVQDRLLTPLGIADAEWERCPLGFVAAGGGLWLDTAELARLGRFVRDRGQVDGRQLVASRWVDALHTDWVVAGRNPGYERYALAGWDGPAQLWRLHGAYGQMLLFDEARSAVVTVTADDHAGADAVAAFVAAALAADA
- a CDS encoding YceI family protein gives rise to the protein MRTRTKVIIGIAAGVVVIAGVGVVVGPRLYADAVNGSAAAAPSLSPAAAGKLDAASADGTWKSGSGSYAGYRVHEVLQGQDVTVVGRTKQVEGTATVADGKLSDATVTVQVGKISTPEAARDAYFRDKALQTDQFPTATFRVTKPVDVSTALGGSTQSVTLSGDLTMHGVTKSVSADAQVAVGKDGDVQVAGKVPVTFQDYGVTAPSLGFVTVDPKGSVEFSLDLAK
- a CDS encoding DUF808 domain-containing protein, whose product is MSVGLLAVVDDILSAALKASAKTAGVVIDDAAVTPQYVQGLAPARELPVVGRIALGSLFNKFVIIIPLALLLSAFAPWVLPWLLVIGGTYLCFEGAEKVTEWFGVHHEAAADGAASEPKLVFGAIRTDLILSTEIMLIGLASLDTDLGFWQTLGALAVIGLGMTLLVYGAVALLVKIDDIGLQMMKNPVRRTRRAGARIVRAMPAVFRVISIVGTVAMLWVGGHLVIANLAETFWAGPYELLHHVEHALEGAGPVVTWVVDTAVSAVAGLVLGMVVVGVVLGIGRLRGRSH
- a CDS encoding sigma-70 family RNA polymerase sigma factor, translating into MAASGPDELLGALYREHGDALLRYVRHLTRDAAHVDDIVQETMVRAWQRPTVLEREPDAARAWLFTVARNLVVDDARSARNRREHGTEHPVDRIEADRTDAVLDRIVVADALASLSSEHRRVVVDAYWLGHTVPEIARRHDLPEGTVKSRLHYGLRALRLALQERGVTR